The genomic window GTCCGTGCTGTTCATGGCGGGAGTGCTCTCCCTCCAGAACCGCAGCATCTTCATGGGCGACGGCGGCGACAACGTCATCCATCTCATGGCGATCTACCTGGTACTGACGCGCTGCGCGCGGGTGTGGTCGCTCGACGCCCGCCGCGCGGCGCGACATGCCGCTCGCGTCACGGAGGGACTCCGGGCGCCCCGCGACGTGACCGGGCCGCTTCTGTGGGGCGTCCTCGGCGCGGTACTGCTCCCCGCCACGCTGATGGGCGGACTGGGCGGCACCTGGTGGCTGCCCGCGCTCCTGTGGGTCCTGTGGCTCGGCAATGGCGCGTGGTGGGCACTGAGCCGGTACGCGCCGGAGCGCGAGTTGCGTACCCTCCTCGACGTCCTGGCCAACCTCGCTCACAACGTCGCCCTGGTCGTGATCATGGCGGAGGTATGCCTGATCTACGCGACCGCCGGCTGGTACAAGATCCAGGGCTCCCGCTGGCAGGACGGCACCGCGATCTACTACCCGCTGAAGCTGGACTACTTCGCGCCCTGGCCGGAGCTCTCGGGCCTCGTGGCCTCCAGCGCCCTGATGGTCATGGTGATGACGTACGCCACGGTCATCGTGCAGGTCGCCTTCCCCTTCACGCTGTTCAACCGGCGCGTCAAGAACGTGCTGCTGGTCCTCATGATCGGTGAGCATGCGGGGATCGCGGTCCTGCTGGGTCTGCCGTTCTTCTCGATGGCGATGATCGCTGCGGACGCGGTCTTCCTGCCGACGGTCTTCCTCGTCTGGCTGGGGCGCATGGTCGCGCTGGGCCGGGGACGGCTGTTCTCCCGGCCTTCGAAGGACGGACGCACCGTTCCCGCGCAGCGAGGCCCCGTTGTGGGCGAGGGGGAGGCACCGCACGGCGGCGGGGACAAGGGCCATACGCTCGTCGGGTGACCAGCGAGACCGGCAGTACAGAAGAATCCCCGTCGACACCGGCGACCGACGCGTCCGCGGAACCGGTCCAGTACGACGACGGCTACGGCAACGAGATCGGTGTCGGGCCGCATCCGCTGCCGTGGCCCGAGGGGGGCCGCTACGACCCCGAGCTCCTGGCGAACGGGGACCGGCGCAACGTGGGTGACGCCTACCGCTACTGGACACGGGAGGCGATCGTCGCCGATCTCGATCTCCGGCGGCACGACTTCCACGTGGCGGTGGAGAACTGGGGTCACGACTTCAACATCGGCTCGGTCGTCCGTACCGCCAACGCCTTCCTCGCCAAGGAGATCCACATCGTCGGGCGCCGGCGCTGGAATCGCCGGGGCGCGATGGTCACCGACCGCTACCAGCACGTGCGGCACCACCCGGACACGGCGGATCTGACCGCGTGGGCGGAGGCCGAGGACCTCCCGATCATCGGGATCGACAACCTTCCCGGGGCCGTACCGCTGGAGCGGACCGAGCTTCCGCGCCGGTGCGTGCTCCTGTTCGGGCAGGAGGGTCCGGGGCTCACGGAAGAGGCGCGCAAGCACGCTTCGATGGTGTGCTCGATCGCGCAGTTCGGCTCGACGCGGTCGATCAACGCGGGCGCCGCCGCAGCCATCGCCATGCACGCCTGGGTGCAGCGGTACGCCGACATCCCGACCCCCGGCCCACAGGGCAGCTGACGCGCATGAACCGAGACCGACGGGACCTGAACCTGAGACTTACGGACCCGTGCCCCACGGGGCCCTGACCGGTGGAGCGGACTCCCGCTCCACCGGCCCTTCGCTCCGGGCGGCTGTTCCCGCACCCGGCCCCGGGAGCTCGCTCTCCGGACCGTGACGACGCCGGCTGGGCTGCGAGCGGCTCAGGCCTGGCGGCGGACCTCGACCACCCGGAACCGGTTGGACACGAACGCCCCGTCGCACAGTGCCGCGTTGGCTGCCGGGTTTCCGCCCGAGCCGTGGAAGTCGGAGAACGCCGCGGTCTGGTTGACGAACACCCCGCCGGTGAGGTTCAGCGAGAGCTGAGCCGACTCGTCGAAGCAGACGTCCTCGATCGCGCGCTCCACCTCGGCCGAGGTGGTGTAGGCGCCGACGGTCATGGCGCCCTTCTCCCTGATCGTGCGGCGCAGCAGGTCCAGGGCGGCCTCGGTCGACTCGACCGCGACGGCGAAGGAGACCGGGCCGAAGCACTCGGAGAGATAGGCCGCCCTGTCGTCGGGCTCGGTGCCGTCGAGCTTGACCACGACCGGCGTACGCACCACGGCGTCAGGGAAGTCGGGGTTGGTCACCTGACGTGAGGCGAGGGCGACGTCGCCCAGTCCCGATGCCGCTTCCAGCCGGGCCTTCACGTCCGGATTCACCAGGGCGCCGAGCAGTCCGTTGGCCCGGGCGTCGTCGCCGAGGAGTCCGCTCACCGCGTCGGCGATGTCCGCCACCACGGTCTCGTAGGGCTTGTCGCCGGCGTCCGTGCTGATCCCGTCCTTGGGGATCAGCAGATTCTGCGGGGTCGTACACATCTGACCGCTGTAGAGGGAGAGCGAGAAGGCCAGGTTGGACAGCATGCCCCGGTAGTTGTCCGTGGAGTGGAGGACGACGGTGTTGACGCCCGCCTTCTCCGTGTAGACCTGAGCCTGGCGGGCGTTGGCCTCCAGCCAGCCACCGAAGGCCGTGGAGCCCGTGTAGTCGATGATCTTGATCTCGGGCCGCACCGCCAGGGTCTTGGCGATGCCTTCGTCCGGGTGTTCGGTGGCGAGCGCGACGAGGTTGGGGTCGAATCCCGCCTCGGCCAGTACCTCGCGTGCGAGCTGGACGGTCAGCGCGAGCGGCAGGACGGCCCGCGGGTGCGGCTTGACCAGCACGGGGTTGCCGGTCGCGAGTGACGCGAAAAGGCCCGGGTAGCCGTTCCAGGTGGGGAAGGTGTTGCAGCCGATCATCAGCGAGACACCGCGCCCGGCCGCCGTGAACGACTTGTGCAGCTGGAGCGGGTCACGCTTGCCCTGGGGCTTGGACCAGTCCGCTGTGCGGGGCGTGCGCGTCTGCTCCTCGTAGGCGTACGCCACCGCCTCGAGGCCACGGTCCTGGGCGTGCGGGCCGCCGGCCTGGAAGGCCATCACGAAGGCCTGCCCGCTGGTGTGCATCACCGCGTGTGCCAGCTCATGTGTACGCCCGCTGATGCGCGAGAGGATCTCCAGGCAGACCAGCGCCCGCGTCTCGGGCCCGGCCGCACGCCAGGAGCCCATGGCGGCCCGCATCGCGGGGAGCAGGATGTCCGGGTCGGCGTGCGGGTACTCGACGCCGAGCTTCGGCCCGTACGGCGAGATCTCCCCGCCCGTCCAGCCGTCGGTACCGGGCTGCCCCAGGTCGATGCGGGTGTTGAGCACCGCGTCGAACGCGGCTTTGCCCTCGGCGGCGCCGAGGCTGCCGGGGAGGCCGTCCTCGCCGTAGGCCTTCGGGTGCTCGGGGTGCGGGGACCAGTACGCGCGCGTGCGGATCGCGTCGAGTGCCTGGTCGAGCGTCGGGCGGTGGATCTCGGACAGCTTTTCGGGGGAAAGCGCGGGGGCCATCACGGACCAACTCCTCGTCGAGCCGGGCGGGTGTGTGCGGACGGAGTTAGAGTAACCGAACGATCGGTCGGGACAAGGGGCCCCAAGGAACCTGTGGACAACTCATGGGGGAGGATCGCGGACATGACCACGCCCAAGCGGGACACGTACACCCCGGAGACGCTCCTCACCGTTGCCGTCCGCGTCTTCAACGAGCGCGGCTACGACGGCACGTCCATGGAGCATCTTT from Streptomyces sp. NBC_01341 includes these protein-coding regions:
- a CDS encoding HTTM domain-containing protein; this translates as MSASTAARVPGKAGSSVTRAVQRITEGPLGAYQAAVVRIGISATFLLFLLRELPHRRELYGPDGPWSWDMARGLLSHNGAFTVLMWSDSTVWFECVYAFTLVCAALLMIGWRTRITSVLFMAGVLSLQNRSIFMGDGGDNVIHLMAIYLVLTRCARVWSLDARRAARHAARVTEGLRAPRDVTGPLLWGVLGAVLLPATLMGGLGGTWWLPALLWVLWLGNGAWWALSRYAPERELRTLLDVLANLAHNVALVVIMAEVCLIYATAGWYKIQGSRWQDGTAIYYPLKLDYFAPWPELSGLVASSALMVMVMTYATVIVQVAFPFTLFNRRVKNVLLVLMIGEHAGIAVLLGLPFFSMAMIAADAVFLPTVFLVWLGRMVALGRGRLFSRPSKDGRTVPAQRGPVVGEGEAPHGGGDKGHTLVG
- a CDS encoding TrmH family RNA methyltransferase; amino-acid sequence: MTSETGSTEESPSTPATDASAEPVQYDDGYGNEIGVGPHPLPWPEGGRYDPELLANGDRRNVGDAYRYWTREAIVADLDLRRHDFHVAVENWGHDFNIGSVVRTANAFLAKEIHIVGRRRWNRRGAMVTDRYQHVRHHPDTADLTAWAEAEDLPIIGIDNLPGAVPLERTELPRRCVLLFGQEGPGLTEEARKHASMVCSIAQFGSTRSINAGAAAAIAMHAWVQRYADIPTPGPQGS
- the paaN gene encoding phenylacetic acid degradation protein PaaN, translated to MAPALSPEKLSEIHRPTLDQALDAIRTRAYWSPHPEHPKAYGEDGLPGSLGAAEGKAAFDAVLNTRIDLGQPGTDGWTGGEISPYGPKLGVEYPHADPDILLPAMRAAMGSWRAAGPETRALVCLEILSRISGRTHELAHAVMHTSGQAFVMAFQAGGPHAQDRGLEAVAYAYEEQTRTPRTADWSKPQGKRDPLQLHKSFTAAGRGVSLMIGCNTFPTWNGYPGLFASLATGNPVLVKPHPRAVLPLALTVQLAREVLAEAGFDPNLVALATEHPDEGIAKTLAVRPEIKIIDYTGSTAFGGWLEANARQAQVYTEKAGVNTVVLHSTDNYRGMLSNLAFSLSLYSGQMCTTPQNLLIPKDGISTDAGDKPYETVVADIADAVSGLLGDDARANGLLGALVNPDVKARLEAASGLGDVALASRQVTNPDFPDAVVRTPVVVKLDGTEPDDRAAYLSECFGPVSFAVAVESTEAALDLLRRTIREKGAMTVGAYTTSAEVERAIEDVCFDESAQLSLNLTGGVFVNQTAAFSDFHGSGGNPAANAALCDGAFVSNRFRVVEVRRQA